From the genome of Meleagris gallopavo isolate NT-WF06-2002-E0010 breed Aviagen turkey brand Nicholas breeding stock chromosome 24, Turkey_5.1, whole genome shotgun sequence, one region includes:
- the PROM2 gene encoding prominin-2 has protein sequence MRAAGLLLAWVLLRPAGAQQCHPSSPAGVLRFTDTHAEIRVPALHRVPSSLDPLYGLVRHYLDLIQQNPLPTELLRAALNNPSSVRASQVVQYELGYVICAAVALLFTVAVPVAGLCFCYCRSQRRCGGRLRAHRRSLACRRRCLLVCLSITSIIILTSAICALVTNQRVKEQMEPGLGAVPATLRTLRQHIANIPQGVQMVVDQFEVPRQQIISDLGGVSRSVGLSIHTQLKAMTYAALADLQDRAGDLQTSLHHLQILNKTVRVLTEARAELEPALQERRQRVVALLDDPRCTSCASVLGRAQSLQLGADYSKVPSVEKVLKTLAGLPRSDFAEMIRQGNGTFNSIPELAVERMAQVIQELREEMAQVSEKVQTIADGFPLPDYTRHVNKALLKAEDRSQPFLREVERFEWYRWVAGTALCSIVLLIVACNVAGMALGAYGLSKREDPSDYECRGEAGAKFLMIGVGLGFLFSWLLILMVFTTFLVGGNVQTLVCRNWVNQEIYKFIDTPGNLPPSMNLTQQLNLRRDSNLTAAYRECKSGAGLWEVLQLEKSYDLDEHLKSPKYTANFQKRLGDFMAQLGDVRLLRSEGRNDLETFARSGVDEVDYGSFQEEMKIPVVQTSLPALARSLERLQKMQRNGTVAGRLAAEAKALWQMQNSTVQIQEALVVKLGESVRFLSRLAPHLQERVKATLATIASVETRLPVQAQQILRQEIGCFTRKELRYFAQYLHWVGQTLREDVASCQPLATALDNGRVILCDRIADPWNAFWFSLGCCTFFLIPNIIFAIRLTKHFRPIRNRLISTGSEETCPFHIPRVTALKL, from the exons ATGAGGGCAGCCGGGCTGCTCCTTGCTTGGGTGCTGCTGCGTCCTGCTGGCGCCCAGCAGTGTcaccccagcagccctgctggtgTCCTCCGCTTCACCGACACCCATGCTGAAATCCGAGTGCCGGCGCTGCACCGCGTGCCCAGCTCTCTTGATCCCCTCTATGGCCTCGTCCGACACTACCTGGACCTCATCCAGCAGAACCCCCTACCCACAG AGCTTCTCAGGGCAGCcctgaacaaccccagctcaGTGCGGGCATCACAG GTGGTGCAGTACGAGCTGGGCTATGTCATTTGTGCTGCGGTAGCTCTGCTCTTCACCGTGGCTGTGCCagtggcagggctgtgcttctgCTATTGCCGGAGTCAGCGGCGGTGTGGGGGCCGCCTGCGTGCCCACCGACGTTCCTTGGCCTGCCGGCGCCGCTGCCTCCTTGTCTGCCTCTCCATCACCTCCATCATCATCCT GACCAGCGCCATCTGTGCCTTGGTCACAAACCAGCGAGTGAAGGAGCAGATGGAGCCGGGGCTCGGTGCTGTGCCGGCCACGCTGCGCACACTGCGGCAGCACATTGCCAACATCCCCCAG GGCGTGCAAATGGTGGTGGACCAGTTTGAAGTGCCCCGGCAGCAGATAATCTCTGACCTGGGGG GGGTGAGCCGCAGCGTGGGGCTCTCCATCCAcacacagctgaaggcaatgaCCTACGCAGCACTGGCAGACCTGCAGGACAGGGCGGGAG ACCTACAGACCTCGCTGCACCATTTACAGATTCTCAACAAGACGGTCCGAGTGCTGACAGAGGCACGGGCTGAGCTGGAGCCGGCACTGCAGGAGCGACGGCAGCGTGTGGTCGCACTCCTGGACGATCCGCGCTGCACCTCCTGTGCCAGCGTGCTGGGCAGGGCACAGAGCCTGCAGCTGGGCGCTGACTACAGCAAG GTGCCCTCGGTGGAGAAGGTGTTGAAGACTTTGGCTGGTCTGCCCCGAAGTGACTTTGCAGAGATGATTCGGCAG GGCAATGGTACTTTCAATTCTATCCCAGAGCTGGCTGTGGAGAGGATGGCGCAAGTGATCCAGG AGCTGAGGGAGGAGATGGCCCAAGTGTCAGAGAAGGTGCAGACCATAGCCGATGGCTTCCCCCTCCCTGACTACACCCGGCACGTCAACAAAGCCCTGCTGAAGGCAGAGGACAGGAGTCAGCCTTTCCTCCGGGAGGTGGAGCGCTTCGAGTGGTACAG GTGGGTTGCAGGCACGGCGCTGTGCTCCATCGTCCTCCTCATTGTGGCCTGCAATGTGGCTGGGATGGCTCTGGGTGCTTACGGATTGTCCAAACGGGAGGACCCAAGCGACTACGAGTGCCGAGGAGAAGCCGGTGCCAAGTTTCTCATGAT CGGCGTGGGCCTGGGTTTCCTGTTCTCCTGGCTCCTCATCCTCATGGTTTTCACCACCTTCTTGGTTGGGGGCAACGTCCAGACGTTGGTTTGCAGGAATTGGGTCAACCAGGAGATTTACAAG TTTATTGACACCCCTGGGAACCTCCCTCCATCCATGAACCTCACCCAGCAGCTCAACCTCAGGAGGGACTCCAACCTTACTGCTGCATACCG GGAGTGCAAGAGTGGCGCGGGGCTGtgggaggtgctgcagctggagaagtCCTATGACCTGGATGAGCATCTCAAAAGCCCCAAG TACACGGCCAACTTCCAAAAACGCCTGGGTGACTTCATGGCACAGCTGGGGGATGTGCGGCTGCTCCGCAGTGAGGGCAGGAACGACCTGGAGACCTTTGCCCGCAGCGGTGTGGATGAGGTGGACTACGGAAGCTTCCAGGAGGAG ATGAAGATCCCTGTGGTGCAGACCAGCCTCCCTGCTCTGGCTCGGAGCCTGGAGCGGCTGCAGAAGATGCAG AGGAATGGCACAGTGGCAGGACGGCTGGCGGCCGAGGCCAAGGCTCTGTGGCAGATGCAGAACTCCACGGTGCAAATTCAGGAGGCGCTGGTG GTGAAGCTGGGGGAAAGCGTCCGGTTCCTTTCACGCTTGGCACCGCACCTTCAG GAGCGAGTGAAGGCCACATTGGCCACCATTGCATCAGTGGAAACCCGATTGCCTGTGCAAGCCCAGCAGATCCTCCGGCAG GAGATTGGCTGCTTCACAAGGAAGGAGCTGCGCTACTTTGCACAGTACCTGCACTGGGTCGGACAGACG CTGAGGGAGGATGTGGCTTCCTGCCAGCCTCTAGCCACAGCCCTTGACAACGGGAGGGTGATCCTGTGTGATCGCATTGCTGACCCCTGG AATGCCTTCTGGTTCAGCCTGGGGTGCTGCACCTTCTTCCTCATCCCCAACATTATCTTTGCCATCAGGCTCACCAAGCATTTCCGCCCCATCCGCAACCGGCTCAT TTCTacaggctcagaggagacctgtCCCTTCCACATCCCTCGCGTCACGGCGCTGAAGCTCTAG
- the PRNP gene encoding major prion protein homolog, which yields MARLLTTCCLLALLLAACTDVALSKKGKGKPGGSWGAGSHRQPSYPRQPSYPHNPGYPHNPGYPHNPGYPHNPGYPHNPGYPQNPGYPHNPGYPGWGQGYNPSSGGSYHNQKPWKPPKTNFKHVAGAAAAGAVVGGLGGYAMGRVMSGMNYRFDSPDEYRWWNENSARYPNRVYYRDYSGPVSQDVFVADCFNITVTEYSIGPAAKKNTSEAVPAANQTEVEMENKVVTKVIREMCVQQYREYRLASGIQLHPADTWLAVLLLLATLFAMH from the coding sequence ATGGCCAGGCTCCTCACcacctgctgcctgctggccctgctgctcGCTGCCTGCACCGACGTTGCCCTCTCCAAGAAGGGCAAAGGCAAACCCGGCGGGAGTTGGGGTGCCGGGAGCCATCGCCAGCCCAGCTACCCCCGCCAGCCCAGCTACCCCCACAACCCGGGGTACCCCCACAACCCAGGATACCCCCACAACCCGGGGTACCCCCATAACCCCGGCTATCCCCATAACCCCGGCTACCCCCAGAATCCTGGCTACCCCCATAACCCAGGTTACCCAGGCTGGGGACAAGGCTACAACCCATCCAGCGGAGGAAGCTACCATAACCAGAAGCCATGGAAACCCCCCAAAACCAACTTCAAGCACGTGGCGGGGGCGGCGGCGGCGGGCGCTGTGGTGGGGGGCTTGGGGGGCTACGCCATGGGGCGCGTTATGTCGGGGATGAACTACCGCTTTGACAGCCCCGATGAGTACCGGTGGTGGAATGAGAACTCGGCGCGTTATCCCAACCGCGTTTACTACCGGGATTACAGCGGCCCCGTGTCGCAGGACGTCTTCGTGGCCGATTGCTTTAACATCACAGTGACTGAGTACAGCATCGGCCCCGCTGCCAAGAAGAACACCTCCGAGGCTGTCCCGGCAGCAAACCAAACGGAGGTGGAGATGGAGAACAAAGTGGTGACGAAGGTGATCCGTGAGATGTGCGTGCAGCAGTACCGCGAGTACCGCCTGGCCTCGGGCATCCAGCTGCACCCTGCTGACACCTGGCTCgccgtcctcctcctcctcgccACCCTTTTTGCCATGCACTGA
- the RASSF2 gene encoding ras association domain-containing protein 2, with protein sequence MEYGSCEYLVPCGKDKFIPKNELLLHLKTYNIYYEGQNLQLRHREEEGELIVEGLLNISWGLRRPIRLQMQDDNQRIRPPPSSSSWHSGCNLGAHGSVLKPSTLPDIQVTDVDATVNTESTGSNTGTTRLQPEDPPQLLRTRSDVGVRRRGSSRTPSEQRRIRRHRFSINGHFYNHKTSVFTPAYGSITNVRINSTMTTPQVLKLLLNKFKIENSAEEFALYIVHTSGEKQKLRATDYPLIARVLQGPCEQVSKVFLMEKDQVEEVTYDVAQYIKFEMPVLRSFIQKLEEEEDREVKKLMRKYSILRLMIEQRLEEISEGPARL encoded by the exons AAACGAGCTGCTGTTGCACTTGAAGACATACAACATCTACTATGAAGGGCAGAATTTGCAGCTGCGGCACCGGGAG GAGGAAGGTGAGCTGATCGTTGAGGGGCTGCTGAACATCTCATGGGGCCTTCGGCGACCCATCCGCCTGCAGATGCAGGATGACAACCAGCGCATCCGCCCGccgccctcctcctcctcctggcaCTCTGGGTGCAACCTGGGGGCACACGG gtCTGTGCTGAAGCCCAGCACCTTGCCAGACATCCAGGTGACAGATGTGGATGCCACAGTGAACACAGAGAGTACTGGCAGCAACACAG GCACCACGAGGCTGCAGCCAGAAGATCCCCCACAGCTGCTGCGCACACGGAGCGATGTGGGTGTGCGGCGCCGGGGCAGCTCCCGAACCCCCAGCGAGCAGCGCCGCATCCGGCGCCACCGCTTCTCCATCAACGGGCACTTCTACAACCACAAG ACGTCCGTGTTCACGCCGGCGTACGGCTCCATCACCAACGTGCGGATAAACAGCACAATGACAACCCCGCAGGTGCTCAAGCTGCTGCTCAACAAGTTCAAG ATTGAGAACTCGGCGGAGGAGTTCGCGCTCTACATCGTGCACACCAgcggag agaagcagaagctGAGGGCCACCGATTACCCGCTGATCGCCCGCGTCCTGCAGGGCCCCTGTGAGCAGGTCTCCAAGGTCTTCCTGATGGAGAAGGACCAGGTGGAGGAGGTCACCTATGAT GTGGCACAGTACATCAAATTCGAAATGCCCGTCCTCAGGAGCTTCATCCagaagctggaggaggaggaggaccgCGAAGTGAAGAAGCTGATGCGCAA GTATTCCATCCTCCGGCTGATGATTGAACAGAGGCTGGAGGAGATTTCTGAAGGTCCAGCAAGGCTGTGA